CCCAATGAATTCGCATAGCTGTGGAATGGTGGTGGCTTCTTTCTGCTGCATGAGATCCAGGTGACGGCATATCAACAGAAAAGCAATCGACTGTCTTCTATTCAGTGTGAATACCTCCGCCAAACGCTTTCCTGCTATGAAGAAAGATGTCGACGGCCCGAACCGAACATCTGCTCTGGCTCGAGCTGCCGTTTTCTCCGGGTTTCCGCCAGTCGCAAGGACGTCATCGTCTCTAAAACCACCTACTACACCCTCCACGTGGGTTTCATGCCTAGCTATACTCTGTATCCCTTGAATCATCTTTTCTATTTCACGGGATGCGGCTGCCTGTTGAGACTTGATGGCCCTTAGCTGGCTCTGCACTGGGATGCTGCactgcttcaacaccatgttATCAAGGCCAGTACAGCTTCTGTGATTTACTTCTAATATCACCCTAGAATTTAACTCATCGGATGACGAAAGCGCGGCTTGCTGAAAATTGCAAAGCTGTTGCAAGATTGACGACAGCTCTTCTGATCCGGACGTGATCTGTTTCGTGCCAATCGCGCTTCGGACGACGTCGATGAGCCGATTTGCGTCGCCGATGCCGCCGGATCGATACGACCGCGGGCTCttgccatcaccatcaccatcgtcgtcatttTCGTCTATATTGGCGGTCATATCATCATCTTCCGCCGCAAGGTCGCCCTCACCAGATGAAGCAGCCCACTGTCTCGCATCACGCTTTGCATCTTCCGCTGATCGTCGCAGCAGCTGGATATTCTCTACCCAATGAGAAATCCTCCGCGACAGGCCCGCTCTGTACTTGGCCCAAATAGCATTTATATCTCCTGATACTTCATGCAAGAACTGCTCCCATGGCACAAACATACCGAGGTGCTGCACAGCCGCCCTCTGGAAACACGTCCCATTCTCCTCGCTAAGAAAGTCCATACTTAGATAGCCGTCGATGCAAACCCGTGCATGCTTCCCCGGTTGTCGCAGTGTCTGCGTCCATATGGGCGAGAAAGCCCAGCTGCCATCGAACGGCACCTCACTTGTGGTGCCACCACTTTTGCCTGCTCGTTTGATCTGGACCAGCGACATGTAGTCATACAGGCACAGTCCCCGCAGTAAATTTCCCCGATAAGGATATGCCTGAATCAAGGAAACTTTCTGGCCATTCTCTTCCACTAGGATGTTCTCCTCGCTTGCATCGCGGCTAGTCCCCATACTACTGTATTCTCTTAAGTGGCGCCATCGTTGAAATACATGCCAATACAGTAACGACACGTTAAGAAATGTCCAAGCACTATTGCTTGAGAACTCTGTCGGAAACCCAAGCAAGCTCGCGACCACTTCAACTTGTGACAATGCCCGCTCCGTGAAGACGCGATTTGCAACCCTCATAAGGAACTGCCGCGTTTTATTCCGTTTCCCCACTCCCGCTGCGCAATCACTAGTGTTGGTCTGCTCCTGCGTCTCGCTGTCCCTACTATCAAGGACGTGCACCAATTCCGCGGCTGCAATAACTCTCTTCCAGACCGGATCCTCGACCTTGGTTGTATAGTTGGTCAGGTAATACACCAAGGCTAATGTTTTGCTCTGCGTCGCTATGAACGAGATATCGTGGTTATGCCGTAGGCCTACAGCTATCGCCTTGTTCCATCGGTTCACCATACTATGGCTCCTTCGAACCTGCAACACGCCGTCTGGTGTGAacgccgtcttctcaactAGTTTCCAGGGAGCTTTAAACCTGCAGAGATCGCGTGTGCGATTTATCTTTTTGAGGGAATATTTTACGCAAGTTGGACTGTGGGTATGGATCTGTGTAGCACCGGCGCAAAAATTAGCCTCTTCGTCGAACATCTCAGCGAAGCGCCGGCCGTCTTGCAAAACGGACGATATATCCGCTTGTACCGACCTCTCCGCGACAACTCCACAATATGCCTCTTGATCGAGATCCTGGCGTGCAAAGCATATCCGCAGCATTTACCTCGTTAAAATAGGGATCATACTATGAAACAGGGCAATACCTACCTCGGAGAACACGCTGTCAACGTACTGAGTGATACTTTCGCGATACACTGCGTGCTCAGGTTTCGTCACGTCCATCATTATTTTATGGAGATTCAAATTCCCTGCCAACCAA
Above is a genomic segment from Pochonia chlamydosporia 170 chromosome Unknown PCv3seq00031, whole genome shotgun sequence containing:
- a CDS encoding ATP-dependent DNA helicase PIF1 (similar to Metarhizium robertsii ARSEF 23 XP_007826337.2), with translation MLMSAVETNERGALHVHGLLWLAGNLNLHKIMMDVTKPEHAVYRESITQYVDSVFSEVGIDLDQEAYCGVVAERSVQADISSVLQDGRRFAEMFDEEANFCAGATQIHTHSPTCVKYSLKKINRTRDLCRFKAPWKLVEKTAFTPDGVLQVRRSHSMVNRWNKAIAVGLRHNHDISFIATQSKTLALVYYLTNYTTKVEDPVWKRVIAAAELVHVLDSRDSETQEQTNTSDCAAGVGKRNKTRQFLMRVANRVFTERALSQVEVVASLLGFPTEFSSNSAWTFLNVSLLYWHVFQRWRHLREYSSMGTSRDASEENILVEENGQKVSLIQAYPYRGNLLRGLCLYDYMSLVQIKRAGKSGGTTSEVPFDGSWAFSPIWTQTLRQPGKHARVCIDGYLSMDFLSEENGTCFQRAAVQHLGMFVPWEQFLHEVSGDINAIWAKYRAGLSRRISHWVENIQLLRRSAEDAKRDARQWAASSGEGDLAAEDDDMTANIDENDDDGDGDGKSPRSYRSGGIGDANRLIDVVRSAIGTKQITSGSEELSSILQQLCNFQQAALSSSDELNSRVILEVNHRSCTGLDNMVLKQCSIPVQSQLRAIKSQQAAASREIEKMIQGIQSIARHETHVEGVVGGFRDDDVLATGGNPEKTAARARADVRFGPSTSFFIAGKRLAEVFTLNRRQSIAFLLICRHLDLMQQKEATTIPQLCEFIGGEGGTGKSRVIEALVELFRSKSMSNRLLVTATSGTAAARINGITIHSACNFSKDMSRVGRAGEADGVYCSTVVDRYINGPSRTEWQEKHLLVIDEVSMLGARTLWMVNERLCRLRGSPDDFGGIPIILFCGDFHQFRPVQERSILLPSGVISWDEERSFSVEQRHEHNKAHNLWKRFATVVLLNEQVRAAGDPQLHRLLTRIRTGTQDQSDLDLLNARCYRKDRRIPWESGITVVTPLNRNRWNLNMEATVAFWRKHQSTLRIFMSAAIPVPAVFMFVPGMPVVINQNIHQGLKLVNGAGYTAVDVIPDKVYPGHRVSADIILHFGPPAGILLSGITTKSFHFVGMPPGTILLTPVSVSIRAQRSRPWQVTDVSRKGLPCTAAFACTDYKVQGRTLDQVALELRGTRTTIVDGKSVPSQCDPYSLYVQLSRCPSLDGIMLLSKVRYRDFVGNRVPESMAGAEARLESLSNKVIDQASGWLDQPCEE